The Candidatus Hydrogenedentota bacterium genomic sequence GGTGTGGATGTCGAGAATGAGCCGGTCGTAGTCGGTCATTTGCCCGACGCGCGCGTCCTCGACCTGGAAGTTCACCTTGGTCACCGGGGAGAAGTTAGCGTCCAAGTAGATGGTGCCGAGCGGGGCATGCTCGAGCTCGAAGTGTTCCGCGGTGACATATCCGCGGCCGCGGGCGACCTTGATCTCCATGTCGATCTTGGTGCTCTTCGAGGTGGCGGTGAAGACAACGTGGTCCGGGTTGAACACGTCCACTTCCGCGCCCTTGAACAACTGCACGGCCGTGACCGGTCCCTCGCCCTTGTGGCTGAACGAAAAGATCAGCGATTCCTCGCGGTTGAGCCGGACCTGGCATTTCTTGAGGTTGAGGACGACGTCGGTAACGTCTTCCTGAACGCCGGGAATCGCCGAGAATTCATGCGGGATGCCCTCGAAGCGGATGGCCGTAACAGCGGAACCCTCGAGAGACGCCAACAGGACCCGGCGCAGCGCGTTGCCGACGGTCGTGCCGTAGCCGCGTTCGAAGGCCTCGACCGTAATCCGGGCATAGCGGTCGGTGGCGCCCTCGTCCATCTTCACGAATTTGGGTATGGTAAATTCCTTGTCAATCATCGGTGCTGCCTTTCGCCATGGGCCGTTGCGTTTCGCTTCCTTCCCCGTCGATGCGTGAACCGGCGCCGTCCCGGCGGGCCCTTAGACCCGGCGGCGTTTCGGCGGACGGCAACCGTTATGCGGGATGCTGGTCACGTCACGGATCAAGGTCACGTTGAGACCAGCAGCCTGGATCGCGCGTATGGCGGACTCGCGGCCCGCACCGGGACCG encodes the following:
- a CDS encoding DNA-directed RNA polymerase subunit alpha, coding for MIDKEFTIPKFVKMDEGATDRYARITVEAFERGYGTTVGNALRRVLLASLEGSAVTAIRFEGIPHEFSAIPGVQEDVTDVVLNLKKCQVRLNREESLIFSFSHKGEGPVTAVQLFKGAEVDVFNPDHVVFTATSKSTKIDMEIKVARGRGYVTAEHFELEHAPLGTIYLDANFSPVTKVNFQVEDARVGQMTDYDRLILDIHTNGSISPERALEEAAALLMEHLKIFLRHEAEQKGGADGDLAEDPELARKLAKSVDELDLSVRAANCLRAANIRTIGDLIAREESEMLQFHNFGKKSLDEIKSLLAAMGLSLGMKPGAGRATEPEDFGPAAEELTISEEEE